In Effusibacillus pohliae DSM 22757, one genomic interval encodes:
- a CDS encoding glycosyl hydrolase family 18 protein, with translation MARRTARPIAPIDQVRATLDYAVKTVPKQKLFLGIAMYAYDWTYFPDGKTKGTAYSQNRAIQIATQHWAPVQYDGRSASPHFVYTDSSGHKHEVWFEDARSIIKKYRLVHEYGIRGMGGWKLGLSFPQAEEMLPRMFSIVKP, from the coding sequence TTGGCCCGGCGGACCGCCCGGCCGATCGCTCCGATCGACCAGGTACGCGCTACTCTGGATTATGCCGTCAAAACGGTTCCAAAACAAAAACTGTTTCTCGGTATTGCCATGTACGCCTATGATTGGACCTATTTTCCTGACGGCAAAACGAAAGGAACCGCCTACTCCCAGAACAGGGCGATTCAGATCGCTACACAACATTGGGCTCCTGTTCAATATGATGGGCGGTCGGCATCCCCCCATTTTGTTTATACCGATTCTTCCGGTCATAAACATGAGGTTTGGTTCGAAGATGCCCGTAGCATTATCAAAAAATACCGGCTTGTTCATGAATACGGCATCCGGGGTATGGGCGGATGGAAACTGGGACTTTCCTTTCCGCAAGCGGAAGAAATGCTTCCCCGCATGTTTTCAATCGTGAAACCTTGA
- a CDS encoding class I SAM-dependent methyltransferase: MSERRFDPEKMEMLDNPERRKALPPDQLLQLSAIGRDDVVLDLGAGTGYFTLPAANMTDNKVYALDIEPKMLSVLKSKLEELHIENVEPVEGKIENIPLPDSSVDRVIASFVLHEVEPLSKGLEEIQRVLKKNGTCFCLEWEKKPMEQGPPLHHRIHSTDMRKAMETAGFEIVKSLFPTDFHYILVVRK; this comes from the coding sequence ATGAGTGAGAGACGTTTTGATCCAGAAAAAATGGAAATGTTGGACAACCCTGAACGAAGAAAAGCTCTCCCGCCCGACCAGCTATTGCAATTGTCGGCGATTGGCAGAGACGATGTGGTTCTCGATTTGGGGGCGGGCACCGGATATTTCACATTGCCGGCAGCAAACATGACGGACAACAAAGTCTATGCGTTGGATATCGAACCCAAAATGCTTTCCGTTCTCAAGTCCAAACTGGAAGAACTGCATATTGAAAATGTCGAACCGGTCGAAGGGAAAATCGAAAATATTCCTTTGCCGGACTCCTCCGTCGATCGGGTGATCGCCTCGTTTGTTTTGCACGAGGTGGAACCTCTTTCAAAAGGTTTGGAGGAAATCCAACGCGTCTTGAAAAAAAACGGTACATGTTTTTGCCTGGAATGGGAAAAGAAACCGATGGAACAAGGTCCGCCTCTCCATCATCGAATCCACTCTACCGATATGAGAAAAGCGATGGAGACAGCGGGATTCGAAATTGTAAAGAGCCTGTTTCCAACCGATTTCCATTACATTCTGGTAGTACGGAAATAA
- a CDS encoding metal-sensitive transcriptional regulator, producing MDYNDSVKNRLRRIEGQIRGVHAMMEQNKECKDVVTQLQAIRSAVDRVIGLIVASNLEQCIREELKNGQNPDEVIKEAVDLLVKSR from the coding sequence TTGGATTACAATGATTCGGTCAAAAACCGCCTGCGGCGGATCGAAGGGCAGATTCGAGGCGTTCACGCCATGATGGAACAAAACAAGGAATGCAAGGATGTCGTCACACAATTGCAAGCGATCCGTTCGGCCGTCGATCGCGTCATTGGACTGATTGTGGCAAGCAATTTGGAGCAATGCATTCGTGAAGAGCTAAAAAACGGACAAAATCCTGATGAAGTGATCAAAGAGGCTGTCGATCTGCTCGTCAAGAGCCGGTAG
- a CDS encoding YbbN family protein, with translation MVMGLPTLILFKEGKPARPLVGFQPEASIRSYLEG, from the coding sequence ATGGTGATGGGGTTGCCCACCCTGATTCTTTTCAAGGAAGGTAAACCCGCAAGGCCGTTGGTCGGATTTCAACCTGAAGCGAGCATCCGGTCGTATCTCGAAGGTTGA
- a CDS encoding DUF302 domain-containing protein produces the protein MFHYTVETNKSVDEAVAAVEESLKSRKFGVLWQFDITAKLQEKGIDFTQPYRVLEVCNPVEAARVLSQNGLMGYFLPCKIVVYHENGTTKIGLPKPTVLVDLVDDPALQEIAKRVEDTLIEAVNEACN, from the coding sequence GTGTTTCATTACACGGTCGAAACGAACAAGAGCGTCGACGAAGCGGTCGCCGCGGTCGAAGAAAGCCTGAAAAGCCGCAAGTTCGGTGTATTGTGGCAGTTTGACATCACCGCCAAACTGCAGGAAAAAGGAATCGATTTTACCCAGCCCTACAGGGTGCTTGAGGTCTGCAATCCGGTGGAAGCGGCGCGGGTGCTTTCTCAGAATGGTTTGATGGGATATTTCCTTCCCTGCAAAATTGTGGTCTACCATGAGAACGGGACAACGAAAATCGGTTTGCCCAAACCGACCGTCCTGGTTGATCTTGTTGATGATCCGGCTCTGCAAGAGATTGCAAAACGCGTGGAAGATACCCTGATTGAGGCTGTAAACGAAGCTTGCAACTGA
- a CDS encoding sulfurtransferase TusA family protein: MQADVVVDAKGLSCPMPIVKAKKAIDSMQPGQIMELQATDKGSVNDFQGWVKQTKHELVKMEEDNGVFRFFVKKGQ; the protein is encoded by the coding sequence ATGCAGGCAGATGTTGTGGTTGACGCAAAGGGTTTATCGTGCCCGATGCCGATCGTAAAAGCGAAAAAAGCGATCGACAGCATGCAACCCGGGCAAATCATGGAGCTGCAGGCAACCGACAAAGGGTCGGTTAACGATTTTCAAGGATGGGTGAAACAGACGAAACACGAACTGGTCAAAATGGAAGAAGACAACGGCGTGTTCCGTTTCTTTGTCAAGAAAGGACAGTGA
- a CDS encoding MBL fold metallo-hydrolase gives MAVTRINAKQLHDKINSGKRVFILDVRNPDEYHDWKIEAKNIQSVNIPYFDFLDDDPKNYEDLPKDTEIVVICAKGGAAEMVAEMLDEKGYQVSYLGEGMLEWSQFYHPVTIAVDENMKLIQINRLAKGCLSYMVISEGQAMVVDPNRHVEEYTRLAEQENVRIVHVMDTHLHADHISGGRELADKTGATYYISSSEMQGSDVPFEPLEKHNEINFGAVHVKVLAIPTPGHTPGSVSFLVNDKYLLSGDTIFVGGLGRPDLGGKAREWAQALYDTVFRKIAALSDDIIVLPTHYADIQEINENGYVGATLGDIRRSNEIMRTQDREVFTEKVAGTVGATPPNYEEIVEINRGTVEVTPDKATELEIGPNRCAIHHS, from the coding sequence ATGGCGGTCACCCGAATCAACGCGAAACAGTTGCATGACAAAATCAACAGCGGAAAACGGGTGTTTATTCTCGATGTACGGAACCCGGACGAATATCACGATTGGAAAATAGAAGCAAAAAACATTCAATCGGTAAACATTCCGTACTTCGATTTTTTGGATGACGATCCCAAAAATTACGAGGATCTTCCGAAAGATACGGAAATCGTCGTGATTTGCGCGAAAGGCGGCGCTGCCGAAATGGTGGCCGAGATGTTGGACGAAAAAGGGTACCAGGTCAGTTACCTGGGCGAAGGCATGCTGGAGTGGAGCCAGTTTTACCATCCGGTTACCATTGCGGTCGACGAAAACATGAAGCTGATTCAAATCAACCGACTGGCGAAAGGTTGTCTGTCGTACATGGTGATCTCGGAAGGGCAGGCAATGGTGGTGGATCCCAACCGGCACGTGGAAGAATACACCCGGCTTGCCGAGCAAGAAAACGTAAGGATTGTGCACGTGATGGATACGCATCTGCATGCAGATCATATTTCCGGGGGCCGGGAACTGGCCGACAAGACAGGGGCAACGTACTATATCTCCTCAAGCGAAATGCAAGGCTCCGACGTGCCGTTCGAACCACTGGAAAAACACAACGAAATCAACTTCGGAGCGGTTCACGTCAAAGTCCTGGCCATTCCGACCCCGGGCCACACGCCGGGAAGCGTGTCGTTCCTGGTGAACGACAAATATTTGCTGTCGGGCGACACCATTTTCGTAGGTGGGCTCGGGCGGCCCGACCTCGGTGGCAAAGCCCGCGAATGGGCGCAGGCGCTGTATGACACCGTGTTCAGGAAAATCGCCGCGTTGTCGGATGATATCATTGTGTTGCCGACTCACTATGCCGATATTCAGGAAATCAACGAAAACGGCTATGTGGGGGCGACACTGGGTGACATCCGCAGAAGCAATGAAATTATGCGGACGCAGGACCGGGAAGTGTTCACCGAAAAAGTGGCCGGAACGGTTGGAGCAACGCCTCCGAACTATGAGGAAATCGTGGAAATCAACCGGGGAACCGTCGAAGTCACGCCGGATAAGGCAACAGAGCTCGAAATCGGACCGAATCGTTGCGCCATTCATCACAGTTGA
- a CDS encoding sulfurtransferase TusA family protein, giving the protein MADKSVDCKGLSCPMPIVRTKKAIEEIEPGQVLEVVATDPGSVSDIKSWAERTGHQFVGTIKEEGVFKHYIRKSDPSELKPEKRYPHVVSNEELLQRLTDNPVIVDVREPAEYAFGHIPGAISVPFGKLEETIGELKKFADQEIHVVCRTGTRSDIACQILSEKGFPNVKNVVPGMSEWTGPVEKRS; this is encoded by the coding sequence ATGGCGGATAAATCGGTCGACTGTAAGGGGCTGTCGTGTCCCATGCCGATTGTCCGGACAAAGAAGGCGATTGAAGAGATCGAACCCGGTCAGGTGTTGGAAGTTGTGGCAACCGACCCGGGATCCGTTTCTGACATAAAGAGTTGGGCGGAGCGAACGGGACACCAGTTCGTTGGCACAATCAAGGAAGAAGGTGTCTTTAAACACTATATTCGCAAATCCGATCCGAGCGAATTGAAACCAGAGAAGAGGTACCCGCATGTGGTTTCAAATGAGGAACTGCTGCAACGGCTGACCGACAATCCGGTCATTGTGGATGTGCGGGAACCTGCCGAGTATGCGTTTGGCCACATTCCGGGGGCCATCTCGGTTCCGTTTGGGAAACTGGAAGAAACAATCGGCGAATTGAAAAAGTTCGCGGATCAGGAAATCCATGTTGTCTGCCGAACAGGAACCCGCAGTGATATCGCTTGCCAAATTTTAAGCGAAAAAGGTTTCCCAAATGTCAAGAACGTAGTCCCCGGTATGTCCGAATGGACGGGACCCGTTGAAAAACGTTCATAA
- a CDS encoding sulfite exporter TauE/SafE family protein has product MTVGLVATLFLIGFVGSFISGLVGIGGSIIKYPLLLYVPPAVGVAAYTAHEVSGISAVQVFFATISGVLALRKEKVINYKLVAYMGISIIIGSFVGGYGGKFLSGATINFVYALLATIAAIMMFVPKKGLDEIPLEQVQFNRTIAVISAFVVGVASGIVGAAGAFILVPIMLLVLKIPTRMTIASSLAITFISSIGSTVGKIMAGDVLFWPSVIMVVASILAAPLGAKLSTRVNTKILQGILAVLIVATAIKIWADILLK; this is encoded by the coding sequence ATGACGGTTGGTTTGGTAGCCACTTTGTTTCTGATCGGTTTTGTCGGCTCATTTATTTCGGGCCTTGTGGGGATTGGAGGATCCATTATCAAATATCCGTTGCTGCTGTATGTTCCTCCGGCTGTCGGAGTGGCCGCTTATACGGCGCACGAGGTGTCCGGGATCAGCGCCGTACAGGTTTTCTTTGCCACGATATCCGGCGTTCTGGCGCTTCGAAAGGAAAAGGTGATCAACTACAAATTGGTCGCCTACATGGGGATTTCCATCATCATCGGCAGCTTTGTTGGGGGATACGGCGGAAAGTTTCTGTCGGGAGCGACGATTAATTTTGTCTATGCTCTGCTTGCAACGATTGCGGCCATCATGATGTTCGTCCCGAAAAAAGGATTGGACGAGATCCCGCTTGAACAGGTGCAGTTCAACCGGACGATTGCGGTCATCTCCGCTTTTGTGGTTGGCGTCGCTTCCGGGATTGTCGGGGCGGCCGGGGCTTTCATACTGGTCCCGATCATGCTTTTGGTCCTAAAGATCCCGACCCGTATGACGATCGCTTCCTCACTGGCGATTACGTTCATATCGTCAATCGGTTCAACGGTGGGAAAAATTATGGCGGGCGACGTGCTGTTTTGGCCATCGGTCATCATGGTGGTCGCCAGCATTTTGGCGGCACCCCTCGGTGCCAAGCTGAGCACCCGAGTCAACACCAAAATTTTACAGGGGATTTTGGCGGTATTGATCGTAGCAACAGCAATCAAAATTTGGGCTGATATTTTGCTGAAATAA
- a CDS encoding DsrE/DsrF/DrsH-like family protein — translation MARRVAIIASNGGLETAYKVLNIATAAAATEAEVAIFFTFEALAIIHKDAANMLTMGAGKEHYMEGFKRANVPSIPELVEIAKESGVKLIACQMTMDVTGMKKEDFIDGVEVGGAVTFLDFAYDADVTVTF, via the coding sequence ATGGCAAGACGTGTAGCAATCATCGCATCAAACGGCGGATTGGAGACCGCCTACAAAGTGTTGAATATCGCAACCGCTGCGGCGGCGACCGAGGCGGAAGTGGCGATCTTTTTCACCTTTGAGGCGTTGGCGATCATTCACAAGGATGCAGCCAACATGCTGACGATGGGTGCCGGAAAAGAACATTACATGGAAGGATTCAAGCGCGCCAATGTTCCGTCCATTCCGGAACTGGTTGAAATCGCAAAAGAATCCGGCGTCAAACTGATCGCATGCCAAATGACGATGGATGTCACAGGCATGAAAAAAGAGGATTTCATTGACGGGGTCGAAGTGGGCGGCGCGGTAACATTCCTGGATTTTGCTTACGATGCCGACGTAACCGTCACCTTCTGA
- a CDS encoding rhodanese-like domain-containing protein, translated as MYQTAARVINILPHDVNERLKRGEQLNIIDVREHQEVARGKIPGAKHIRLAELPDRLHEIDPDKETILVCRSGNRSAKACEYLMSRGYRNVKNMLGGMNAWQGDIEVSL; from the coding sequence ATGTACCAAACTGCCGCGAGAGTGATCAACATCTTGCCCCACGACGTGAACGAGAGGCTGAAACGCGGAGAACAATTGAACATCATTGATGTTCGCGAGCACCAGGAAGTGGCACGGGGCAAAATTCCAGGAGCAAAACACATTCGTTTGGCCGAACTGCCGGACCGGTTGCATGAGATCGATCCGGACAAGGAAACGATCCTGGTTTGCAGAAGCGGCAACCGGAGCGCCAAGGCTTGCGAATATTTGATGAGCCGCGGATACCGGAACGTGAAAAACATGTTGGGTGGAATGAACGCCTGGCAAGGCGACATTGAAGTTTCATTGTAA
- a CDS encoding rhodanese-like domain-containing protein yields the protein MIIDLEWVQYLVVALIFWFLASRLMPVKGLRNLSAEEVVELLKRPAEHIFLDVREKHEYRQGHIRGFKNVPLSELKNRLGEIDPEKTVILACRSGMRSMQAAKILKKHGFTRIGHLKHGIMGWHKGLTE from the coding sequence GTGATCATTGACTTGGAATGGGTGCAATACCTGGTTGTCGCTCTCATTTTTTGGTTCCTGGCCAGCCGGCTGATGCCGGTCAAGGGACTCAGGAACCTTTCGGCGGAGGAGGTGGTGGAGCTTTTAAAACGTCCCGCAGAACATATTTTTCTTGATGTCCGGGAAAAACACGAATACCGGCAAGGGCATATCAGGGGATTCAAAAATGTGCCCCTGAGCGAACTGAAGAATCGCTTGGGCGAAATTGACCCGGAGAAGACTGTGATTCTGGCTTGCCGGAGCGGCATGCGGAGCATGCAGGCAGCGAAGATTTTAAAAAAACACGGGTTCACAAGGATCGGCCATCTAAAACATGGAATCATGGGATGGCATAAAGGGTTAACCGAATGA